A region of the Pygocentrus nattereri isolate fPygNat1 chromosome 27, fPygNat1.pri, whole genome shotgun sequence genome:
GTTATAATGATATGAGGAATACCTTAATTCAATACCTTAAAACGTTCTGCTTGTATCCCTCAGAGAGCACCGATGATGATAAGATAGTAGCGTGGCACTGGGAAGAGGTGAAGGGGCCCCTCCGAGAGGAAAAGGTCTCAGCAGATACAGCCATTCTTACCCTTACTAACCTTGTCCCAGGCAACTACACTTTTAGGTAAGCCTCCACTGCAGCTCCAACTCCTCTGGTTCAGAGAGGAATAAAGAGCACAGATTTGATAGTGGAATgttaattttagttttttttttttatctaggCTTGTTTAATTTTTCTCCAGAAAAAAGTTGTTCTGTGGTTCACTcctgttttatttctgtgtgaTTGTAGTCTCACAGTGACTGACTCAGATGGAGCTCAGAGCTCAACCCAAGCCATGCTGTCAGTCAACAAGGCAATGGACTACAGGCCTGTAGCCAATGCTGGACCTAATCAGGTCATCACTCTGCCGCGCAACTCTATCACTCTCTATGGCAACCAGAGCACAGACGATCATGAGCCTCTGGCTTATGAATGGTCCCTCAGCCCAGAGAGCAAGGGCAAGGTGGTGGAGATGCAGGTAAACAAGAAAAGAGATGCTTCATTTTCTCTTATTGCATTGTTTGGGATTGTGTCACATTGTGTATTTTCTAAAGCCTCTGCTCTCTCAGTCCACACATGAAAACATTATGATACATAGCATAGAACATAATGTTCATATTATCATATTATGATAAAACTGCACAAGTTAGTAGGTTTATGTATTTAGTAGAGCTTGAACAGTATAAAGATTTTGTGGATGATATAGAGACCAAATTTAAATGGCTACTGGCCtagcataattaaatgtttatgtttttgttttatactcCAGTAGTTTTAGTTAAATGCTACATTCCTGACAAATGATTTTCAGCTGTCAAGTATCACACATCATGAATTCAATTAAGCAACAAACTGTGCTCAAAATAGCATGCTGTGTACTATGTTCTGCATTAGCATATACTGTCTGCTTCTCTTCATAGTAGTATAAAGTATAGTATCCAGTCTGCAGCAGAAGCCATGTGCCGTACTACAAGGAAGGAGCACAACTAGACTGTCAACATCTGGGGCTCAACCAGTCAAATTGACCTCCAGAGCTGCCCCATTTTCTTTAGCTGTCCAGTCACTGATTAGTATGCGATGCTAGGCACTTTTCAGCTGTTTAGCAGCATGtctaaatatattttgttcGAGATGTCCCTGCGGAGTTTTGACAGATACATTGACAGAGGGTGTTGTTTTCTACCCATCTTCAAAGCTGACATTTTTAAGTTTTgacatgtgtctgtgtggtaaACCTGTGTGGTTTCCAGACACCTCTGCTTTCCTAGGTTTTGTTTCTATACATTTTATGTACTTTTGTAATGCGTATCATATTGGTGTTTTATGGTCATGTTAATCACTTCAGCCTGTATTGTTAGAGTATAGTTAGATAGAGAGCTTAATATTGAGCCGGCCAGTGGTATAACTGTCAGAGATTTCGCCTTGTCATTGGGAGGTCGCAATTTTGGATCCTGGTGGTACTGTGACCAGAAAATGTCACCAGTTAACTAGACATGCACTTGCTCGATACAGAAAATACTGCTGGGTTTTAATATCGCCTGATTTTATCGATTGGGCGTGGTGTTAAGTCATTTGTACCTGTGGTTCTAAATCAAAATGAAGAACATGCAGGAAATAATATCTCTTTCACTGACAGGGCAATGCCAGAAACCATATGAAAATGTGAGGCACACTTAACATGTGCTAAACTGTGTTTATAGACAGTCTAAAGCTTTGTATACTTATATGTTTAATATCTAcagttatatataataaaattaaatactgCTAATTTGTTGCTTGTATTTTGCAGATGTAAGGTTTTAATAACTGTGTACTTTGCTAGTTATTGTCATTTCTACAGTCAATTGTTTGTTGAACTTTACACTTTTGGTGCCACTGTCATGCTCTGAAGTTAGCTGACTGATTACTTGTCTTACCTGTGCACAGGTGTGCAGTGTTTCCTCTTTCAGGAAGGATGTGTTCAGACAACAGGCCACTCAGGGCAGGTTCTGCCCTGAAAAATAATATGCTTGTGTGCAATGTGATTTGAATCATCAAgttcaacttttttttcagtgtagatattctgtgtggccactaaatatattttgatattttatcaGATGTTTCTCTACATATAATTAATCAAAAACCTTTAATTTAGGGAGTACGGACCCCTACTCTACAGCTGTCTGCTATGCAGGAGGGAGACTACACTTTCCAGCTCACCGTCACGGATTCATCTGGACAGCAGGACACAGCTCAGGTCACTGTCATTGTGCAGCCAGGTGGGTATCTCCCAGCATGCCATGCATcaatttggtgttttttttcccacaaattAAGGCAGTGCAGAGAGAACCCCTGTATTAATGCCTGATCTGTTGTGCTGTGGAATATCCCTTCAGAGAACAACAAGCCCCCTGTAGCAGATGCAGGACCAGACAAAGAACTGACGCTTCCTGTGGATCACACTACCCTGGATGGCAGCAAAAGCACCGATGACCAGAAAATAGCCACTTATCATTGGGAACAGACCAAGTACGTAACATATTGTCAGTGTCCTATCAAATCAATGtaactatttatttttaaatgtttgtttattttatgtatatttttttatatgatttgcaaataccTAATTCGTTTCACATCATTTAATGACAAAacaaccaaaagaaatggttaaaaaaaatcccattgCTAAGAACATTTAGACTATCAAACTATCCTACTTGAGAGCCCCCCAGTACAGATTCTTGATGGCAATCCCTTGTGATAACATAATCCTGTAAAATATCCTCAACAGATCAAAAGAGACTTGCATTTTGAATGCGTTTTAAAGAGCAAGTAGCGTCACATTCCATGATGTGGTCATTTTAAAAACTCCCCAGTTTTTTGGTGTTGGTAAAAATGTGGATTTATGTGTAAAATGGCCCTACTGTTTAAAGAGagtttttttaatacttttctGACTTTTGTATAGCAGTCAAATAGTGTACTGAATAATTCTATTGCCTAATGTAAGGAAAGTGTCTGGTTTTCATATCAGCATGTAACTCTAGTAGCAAGTAAGAGTctctgggcaagactcctactACTACATTTCTTTTCTCTGAAATATGATGAAACCATTTCAGGATAACTGCATAACATATGCTGtgaattatataataattatatgtGAATTATTATAATTACCATATACTATCAAGTATGTTTTTGTTCACGTTCATGTTGTCCTTTTTTCCTTCAAGTCCCCtgccatttaaaatgtgtgagCACAAGCCTGAACAGTACTATCAGAACAATTAAGCATAGAGTATTATACCAACCATATATGAGTATTGAAACTATAAGGTATGCAGAAACACACTTTGTAACCATGTGATGGTGGTGTAGGGGCCCAGAAGGAGTGAAGATTGAGAATGCAGACAGTGCTGTTGCCACTGTGACAGGGCTACAAGTGGGGACATACACGTTCATGCTGACGGTGACGGATGAGAGGGGTCTGCAGAGTTCTGACACGGTCACTGTGATTGCCCGTGAAGGTATGTAGCTcatataatttttatatttttataataattgcTGAAAGTGCCTACTGTCCACATGGTTCAGGGTCATTGTGCCTTTTATTAGGCCGACACCTCTTAGGCTGACTCACCTTAACTCGTGATTGCTTACAGGTAAATCATGCAGACCATATCAAAGACTGTACTAAAGTTCTTCACATTTCCATAACATCAGAGCTTGACCAACCACCTGTGGCCAGAGTGCAGTCCAGCCCACCAGTCACGTTACCTGTCCGTACAGCAGTCCTAGATGGCTCCCATTCCTCTGATGATAAGGGAGGGATCAGTTTCCTCTGGACTCGGGATGGCAGTAGCCCAGCAGCTGGGGTAAGCTGAAGAACCTGCCAGGAATTGTTCATCCAGTCTTGATAATTATTTTGATCATACAGAAAAGGGAGCAGGAGCTAAGTAGTTAGTCAGCATAAAATGAAAGATATCATGTTGCGTggcagaaggagaaagaagTGGAACTGGTTAGGTTGCTCCACTTTTTGGTTACGGTCATaacattgtgtttattttaaatgaaagtttGAAAATCAAACATATGCAAATTTCCCCTCACCGCAAATGATACATTTTAGGTAACtcatgttttcttctttagttttgcactgaagatACTAGGCTGATGCGGCTACCAAGTAATGGGAGCCGATATGCACCAGTTAGCAATATGCAAATTGCATGTCTGAATCATCACACATATGTAGTCTCTGGCCACCCATTGTGTCACACTGTTGACTGTAAATGCGAACTAAACCAAACATCTAACACCAAAGGCTGTTTGCCCAGATAATGGATAAAGCCCAGTTTTGGACTAAATTGCAGTGGAAATATTGAGTCACCATTGGGAATTATTTTTAGTCTAGGAAACTGGCCCCAGAAAGCTATTTCGATAGATTACATGTAGACTACAGCTGCCAAATTCAGAAATAACATTGTTATACATGCTGTTTAATGCTTTGAATGCTGTGTACCATAACCTTGCAGCCTGAACTGAAGGTAATTGTAAATATGTGTGCTGTGTGATTCATCTTTGGTAGGATGTCCTGAAAAATTCTGACCACCAGGCAGTGCTGTTTCTCGACAACTTGGTGGAGGGCAAGTACAGTTTCACTCTGACTGTGACAGACAGCAAGGGCCAGAGCAGCACTGACCGAGGCACTGTGGAGGTCCGCCCAGGTCAGTgttgtgttgtgcagtgtttttaacatttttgtatttttattatttttattcttttgtagggtgcaggcaggatggattgggtggagacagatgtcagggctgatgtgtgacagaaggatagcagcaagagtgaaagggaaggtttataagacagtagtgcgtgctgctatgttgtatgttttggagactgtggctctgtctaaaagacaggaggctgagctggaggtggcggagatgaagatgctgagattttcgttgggagtgacgaggctggacaagattagaaatgcgcagatcagagggacagtgaaggtggagtagtttggagataaagccagagaggccaggtttagatggtttggacatgtgttgaggaggaatagtggatatattgggcaaagaatgttggagatggagctgccgggtggAAGGAGAAgagtagacctcagagaaggtttatggatgtagtgaaggtggacatggagatggttggtgtgaaagtagaggaggcaatggatagggcaagatggaggcagatgatccgctgtggcgacccctaaagggagcagccgaaagaagaagaagtatttttgtacatttgagTATTTTGCAAAATTACTGATCTTGACAGCACTTGCTAGAAgttactgtgaaaaagtaagtTCTTCATTAAGACGTCCTCTGTCTGGCTGATGGCAGATGTGTGGGAACGGGACCTTGTGGAGCTTGTGCTGGAAGTGGCTGTGTCTCAGGTGTCCCACAGGCAAAGGGATATGCTGCTTAGACAGGTGGGTGTCCTGCTGGGAGTACTGGACAGTGACATCACCGTGCGAGAGATCAACGCCTTTAACGAGCACAGGTCAGTTCAGCAGAATGACCACCCTGCCTAAATGTCATAACAGAATTGTTGtagtttttttctcatttaggTTCTTAGAAGATTATATTATGTGTTTTTATTCTTGAGGCTCCCAAACtactgatgtaaaaaagaaatcatGTACCCGGAAAATTAATTTCTTGTACATGGTGCGCAGTACATATCAAGTGATTAAAAATAAGGAGAATAAAAGTTTGGTTACactctgtgtatatgtgtatcaTAGCTGGGTTGTAACTGAATACATGTAATTTCATGTAGGTCAGTATTCTTGTTTGACGGTTGTATGTTAGACACTAAAAGTCAAATTTGGATGAAAACCATTATGTATGTCACAGCAAATGAACCAGTTGCAGAGAACGGGTGTGGTGAGTACAACAGCATGCTGCTGTATCTGGTAGACTTATATCGGGCAAAATCGACTGAAAGACTTAAACAGTTTGCTTATAAAGGTAATCCAGATAAATTCCACAACTGCAGTTTGAAGGGTAACTTTTATTCTCCAAACTTTTATTCTCCTTATTTACACCTTGCAGGGCAGAATAGGAATCTAAAGCAGAATATTGGGCACAACCTTCCAATATTTCTAGGCATGTCTTACTTGAATACCTTATTGACTTCAACAAAACATTGACATTTATCAAGTGGATGTACACAGAGCACACATGAAGCACAGACAATTGtttctgttttaatgttcaTCTTCTCTACTCAactaaatgattttaaaaagacaagGGCTCCAAAAAAGttaattatttgatttgattacttAAAAAGTAATCGAATTATGTTACATTATCTGTAATTATTaccataatacatttttaaagtaacccTCCCAACCCTGAcctgtatgtgcatgtgtgtgcttgtgtttggtTCAGCACTCGTTTAGTATTCCTGGTGTCAGGAGGACCCGGGCGGCCTCCTCTGTCTGGTCACAGTGTTGCCACGAGTCTGCGTAACAAACTGCGCAAGCAAAAAAATGACTTCCTTATCTTCAAAGCGCGGCGGGTGGACACAGTCGGTGAGTACTGattccctctcacacacaccatgaATAATTTGCAAAGGCATTAGAGCAGTGCCTCTTATTGATTTATGGTGACTGTGTGCTGGGTGTGTAGTCTGCCAGCTGAACTGCTCCAGCCATGGTGAGTGTGACTCCTTTACCCGCCGCTGTGTGTGTCACCCTTTCTGGATGGAAAACTTCATCAGAACTCAGCTGGGGGATGCAGAGAGCAACTGTGGTGAGAAATTGTCTTACACTCAGATAGTGGCATCACTAGTGCTGGAAATACATACAGAGCTGATCTCAAACAATATAAAGACGTATGTCCAAATCTTTGTAGACATCTTGTTCTAATTAGTAAATACAGCTACTTCAAGGTGCACCTATTCCTTACCAGACAGTTCGTATAATATCAATAGAAAAGCACTCCCAATAAAATGAGGTGCAATGGTGGACTATACATGAGCAATCATCATGCCCAATGCCATATTCAGCTCAACAGCGTTCTCTGAAGTGGTTGatctccatccagtacctttgggatgagttggagtggcgaTTATGTTCCAGGACttatcattcaacatcagtacctgacctcactaatgcacttgaggctgaatacaatcaaacTTTACCAGCAATATTGGAAGATCTAATGTAACACCTTCCCAGATGAGTAGAGCCCATTACTGCAGTAAAGTGGGACAGATGAAATCCCTATTAATGTCCTTAATATTACAAGAATTGTTgtatgagcaggtgtctacacaCTTTTGGATAATGTGTTCATAATGTGTTCACTTTAATCATGTGTTTACATCTGGACTGCCCATCTCTTTCAGAATGGAGTGTTTTATATGTGACAATAGCATCGTTCATGATAGTGGTTGCCCTGGCCACTCTGGTCTGGGGGCTGGTGTGTTGCTGTAACAGGTAAAGGAGATGATGACAATGATGTTTTTAATGGAGCAATATTCAGAATTATCCACCTGAATATATGTGCCTTGCTAAAAATATTGAAACACATCACtagcaaaatgaaaatgtaatgtgtAGAATAATGGAAATGCAATTGTATATTTGAATTTAAATTACTCACTCATGCAGTTTTTTGACCAATTTGATTGGTCCACAACTGCATTACTTTATTACACTAGTTTTGACATCTCACTTCCAAAGACATTTTTACACTTcaataataactttatttaaatgaacatttcattaaaaagcaATTGTCTCAACAGCCAATATGCATTACAGTAtgtagtttttctgaggtttgataagttggaacagatagAAAATAAGCCCCAGTAGTTtcacatttagaaaaaaattaaatatctgaGTACATATGTGAATGCCTGCTAATATTGTTCAGTCGTTACAATGCATTCATCTGATGCATCAAATGCATGCTAGCTGTTGTCATTTGCTGTTTGCTGTATTTGGGACAATTTTGTGCACACTGATttgtgcatcttttttttcctcaaaacaaTAATTTCAGTCAGAAATTCACCAAATACAAGCTTAAATTCAGTTTAATGCAGACATTAacataaattgaaaaaaaaagtatagtACATGTCTAGAGATGTgccacagtacagtacattgtACATATACATGTGTAGTTATACAATATGTGCAGTTAAAGatgcaaacattaaaaatatcatttacattttcattattagTGGCAGCAATATTTATGTACAtcatctgcatttatttatgcagttcATACtgatatgtgtgtttgtgtctgtgtgtgctttGTGTAGACGCAAAGGAAAAGTTAGACGGAAAAGTAGATATAAAATACTTGAAGGAGATGACCAGGATAGCATGGAATTACATCCACATAGAGCAGGTAAACATATTTTCACAatatcaaacaaacatcattcAAAGACAAAAGAATTGAATCAAGattctttgtctttgttttcccTCTCTTCTAGGCCGTCTGAAGCAAGTCCCTGCTCCCACTTCGTCTGCTCTCATGCACTCAGACTCAGAACTGGACAGTGATGATGGCCAGGCTGGTGTCCCCTGGACTGACCGAGAGCGGGGCCAACTCCTGCGACCCCAAAATGGGTCCCTGCGCAATGGTCAAGGGCCGCACAGAGCCAAAAAACAGAGGGAGGAGCTGCTATAGCGACATCCAAACCCTGTTTTATTTCACATGGACTTTATACCCCACACTCTGGCCATGTCACATAGAAGACTCATAGTAGTGTCTGTGGAGAGATCTTTGAAGACTGAAAGCTAGCATCTCCCACTGCCGGCCCAAACTGAATCTCTGCCCAATCTGAGCCAGAAGACACGTGTGATTCAATACTAAGGCAAGCACTGTCTTTATcctgtaagaaaaaaaatcagtaatgTGGAGTCATCTATGCCCAGAGTCAATGAGAATGTATTAGCTACTTCAGAAGGAGTCATAGAATAGGTGAAATGGGAGAGTGCTGtttgaaaaaaacaaccaaGTTCCTCTCTGAGAGAGACCCAAGTGGCATGTCACAAAGGTAATTGAGCCAAACCCATTACCGCTAAGTTTTGTAAACTGGTGGTCTGTGCTTCTAAACACTGCCTTGAACACCCCCAAACTAGACCGCTTTCCTACACTTGTGGCAATAGTGCAGTCGAAGAGCACTGTCCTCAGCGCTGCACCCATCTCTGCCAAGTTGTATGAGTGTGCACGTATGATTGTGCTGTGCAAGATTTATTTTACTGGAAATAACGCATGCATTATCaggttgtgtatgtgtgtgtgctattTTTGTCTGTAGGGCCTTTTTGGTGAAATTTGCTTTTTCACACTTAGGTTTATCAACCTCTTTGCTACTCAAATCACCAGCAAACAAAAGTGAAGTCTGCTTAGCTTTGTTTGTGAATGTTAAGAGGAGCATTTTCGCACTTAAAGGAATAGAATGTGTTTTTTGATGGCTTGTCTCACACTGGAAAAATCACTGGAAGTAACACTGGACCTCACCTCTCTTTGGCCCTCAGCTTTGTGTCTAAGCTTCTGCAAGATGGAcacaagagaaaacaaaaacctGAGCTTGACTCTTAACCCAAGACTATTTGAACCTTGTTGACCACTTTGATGTCTTGTCTGATTTTAGTTTTCTTTTAACTGGTCACTTGATCTCTTGCACTTTGTTACACAAACTACTCATCTGCCCTCACTGGTTGCTTTCTGAAACATGCTGATGCTCATTAGTCAGTTTAAGAATGCCTTTGATAAAGGCTTTTGTGATAATCTGTGTTTGATAGACACTTCTTTTTCCATCGCTCCTCTTCTCGTCATGACTGACGAATGAGTGTATTTTAACTGGACTACTTGAATGGAGTGTCCACAAGTCAGGATGTTGTTGGGTGAGAGCTGAATCAATGAATGAGCccctttttttgttatttgatcCAATTACATAAATATGAATGCCTTCCTCACAAATGCATGAATGGGTGATGTAGACCCTACTGAGAGCAGAGGGAAGAAAAATCTGAGGATTTTCCTCATTTTAAACTCCTTGTTTTTAAGTGAAGGACTCCCTGTTCTATGTGACTCAATCACATGAAACTGGATTATCATTAAATGAAAGTCAAGAAACGTCTTTTTTTCCAGAGCCTTCTTTTCCAAACATATTGTAGGATTATAATTGTTGTGGCATGATAGCATGAGtattgtttgaatgtttttcctAACAGTTAAGGTTGCTTAATCTTTCAAATGGTGATCTTAAAGCTAGTGTTTTTTGGACGTTTATGGTAGAACAACTCATGTACATAATAAGTATAACCTCACAATCTAGCCTATGTAATGATGTCTGGATTTTAATCAGAGTTGGACACCATAAACATTACTTGAAGATTTCTTTCTAGTGTCAGCAATGAGGACTTGATCACCTTCTATCTTATACCCACTAACTAGAGCCAAGTCCTTCACACTTTCAGTGCAGTGTGCATATTTGTCCCCACTACAGTTTTTAACTTCTGCAATTCCTGCAATTCACTGGGGGTGTACACCTAGAGACGGAGCAAGTCTGAACAGGTAGGCTCTATATTTGTGCTAAACAGAGTAAGACAGCAGTTGTGGTGTGGAACaatctgttattttttttagtttaaaaatgttctgtCAAACTTGCATTTTGATATTTGCTCTGTTTGAAAACAGAGCAATCAGGACAATAAAGAGGCTCTAAAAGGTTTTTTTATGAGCCAAATAGTCCATAACAGACTTCCATCCTGTAAATTTGATGGGAACAATGCCTCAAATATTTTcttcaaaaagaaaataaggggGACAAAACTAAATATTTGTAAAGGAAACAGCAGTTACCATTTATAACAAAAAGAACCAGATGGAAATGCTCAAAATATATAGGATAAAAGTGGACAATCATAGTggtttcattaaaataaaagttgcAGAGATAGAAAGTACATTAAAACACAgaccattttcatacattgaaaaatgaaaatcaaacatttgattaatgcattttacatggactattgccaa
Encoded here:
- the kiaa0319l gene encoding dyslexia-associated protein KIAA0319-like protein isoform X2; the encoded protein is MSFSTLHFLSLHSPHCARRKTLALSGKMSYAIKSTQSSSLPLWTRPHQLLLLSLGYLFCFGPPAGVEASLCRVAGGVLGISCGSVIGLGWRPLAVDRGGAKCWESCCLEPSCSAVWSLGGYCVLLRCSRADGCSITSLPQPHVQSLGLLQMLSKNTAHKMRSPRQAVTAGVNKATELQHSNHDTQVAQPSNLTSAVTAVAGVALQVMANKTITEFTNGSSEEVVPSASWQNSTSPDNTVDHSASNSMKELVVSAGKNVEVTLPRNEVELNAFVVPAPPPGTNYDFNWRLKTHPKDYSGEVEGKHSKTLKLSKLTVGLYEFEVIVDGDGAHGEGNVNVTVKPEPRVNKPPIAVVSPKYQEISLPTSSTVIDSSQSTDDDKIVAWHWEEVKGPLREEKVSADTAILTLTNLVPGNYTFSLTVTDSDGAQSSTQAMLSVNKAMDYRPVANAGPNQVITLPRNSITLYGNQSTDDHEPLAYEWSLSPESKGKVVEMQGVRTPTLQLSAMQEGDYTFQLTVTDSSGQQDTAQVTVIVQPENNKPPVADAGPDKELTLPVDHTTLDGSKSTDDQKIATYHWEQTKGPEGVKIENADSAVATVTGLQVGTYTFMLTVTDERGLQSSDTVTVIAREELDQPPVARVQSSPPVTLPVRTAVLDGSHSSDDKGGISFLWTRDGSSPAAGDVLKNSDHQAVLFLDNLVEGKYSFTLTVTDSKGQSSTDRGTVEVRPDVWERDLVELVLEVAVSQVSHRQRDMLLRQVGVLLGVLDSDITVREINAFNEHSTRLVFLVSGGPGRPPLSGHSVATSLRNKLRKQKNDFLIFKARRVDTVVCQLNCSSHGECDSFTRRCVCHPFWMENFIRTQLGDAESNCEWSVLYVTIASFMIVVALATLVWGLVCCCNRRKGKVRRKSRYKILEGDDQDSMELHPHRAGRLKQVPAPTSSALMHSDSELDSDDGQAGVPWTDRERGQLLRPQNGSLRNGQGPHRAKKQREELL
- the kiaa0319l gene encoding dyslexia-associated protein KIAA0319-like protein isoform X1, whose product is MSFSTLHFLSLHSPHCARRKTLALSGKMSYAIKSTQSSSLPLWTRPHQLLLLSLGYLFCFGPPAGVEASLCRVAGGVLGISCGSVIGLGWRPLAVDRGGAKCWESCCLEPSCSAVWSLGGYCVLLRCSRADGCSITSLPQPHVQSLGLLQMLSKNTAHKMRSPRQAVTAGVNKATELQHSNHDTQVAQPSNLTSAVTAVAGVALQVMANKTITEFTNGSSEEVVPSASWQNSTSPDNTVDHSASNSSTDLTTVAPQSYSSTPTAPAVKELVVSAGKNVEVTLPRNEVELNAFVVPAPPPGTNYDFNWRLKTHPKDYSGEVEGKHSKTLKLSKLTVGLYEFEVIVDGDGAHGEGNVNVTVKPEPRVNKPPIAVVSPKYQEISLPTSSTVIDSSQSTDDDKIVAWHWEEVKGPLREEKVSADTAILTLTNLVPGNYTFSLTVTDSDGAQSSTQAMLSVNKAMDYRPVANAGPNQVITLPRNSITLYGNQSTDDHEPLAYEWSLSPESKGKVVEMQGVRTPTLQLSAMQEGDYTFQLTVTDSSGQQDTAQVTVIVQPENNKPPVADAGPDKELTLPVDHTTLDGSKSTDDQKIATYHWEQTKGPEGVKIENADSAVATVTGLQVGTYTFMLTVTDERGLQSSDTVTVIAREELDQPPVARVQSSPPVTLPVRTAVLDGSHSSDDKGGISFLWTRDGSSPAAGDVLKNSDHQAVLFLDNLVEGKYSFTLTVTDSKGQSSTDRGTVEVRPDVWERDLVELVLEVAVSQVSHRQRDMLLRQVGVLLGVLDSDITVREINAFNEHSTRLVFLVSGGPGRPPLSGHSVATSLRNKLRKQKNDFLIFKARRVDTVVCQLNCSSHGECDSFTRRCVCHPFWMENFIRTQLGDAESNCEWSVLYVTIASFMIVVALATLVWGLVCCCNRRKGKVRRKSRYKILEGDDQDSMELHPHRAGRLKQVPAPTSSALMHSDSELDSDDGQAGVPWTDRERGQLLRPQNGSLRNGQGPHRAKKQREELL